The following are encoded in a window of Fusarium oxysporum f. sp. lycopersici 4287 chromosome 5, whole genome shotgun sequence genomic DNA:
- a CDS encoding hypothetical protein (At least one base has a quality score < 10) — MASFLKNAFGGAKAPEPASPDSDFADFAEAPNPAPEAATQDATAGSAAAAATAVPYTKWYNVHERHSLSEFRLEGIILLISSFIFLLHMIGARRNRSRAKAWIRAHAPVLQKEYALVGFGGVPTLDNQDVNPDTLIKEKSLFEFATYATGRQNTAFTDFKLTLTKKFNPIVNGFEHVASFFVETVDAPKDAVEVLTYPFDGKESLTVPSAPGASEIRAKDAKSTYDGFVWGVVHKDVMRRVRDDRYDVSLTFTKDNPKLPAWLTVMSESAEITDTLLTPELIAAVEAAGDLFEYLIISDQPVDKPATLEETTPRKRLFLKYALPSDGNYDNLLPLFSHFLQLPDVLVKVAHFRPEVSKKVRSTREHAISELKKTAESQRQEELLLEKEKARKAKRDAELKGLDAKAQKRYLEKEREKEMRRSQKRQTQRA, encoded by the exons ATGGCATCTTTCTTGAAGAACGCCTTTGGAGGTGCAAAGGCCCCTGAGCCTGCGAGTCCAGATTCTG ACTTCGCAGACTTCGCCGAGGCTCCCAATCCAGCTCCTGAGGCCGCTACCCAGGATGCGACAGCTGGAAgtgccgctgccgctgctaCGGCCGTTCCATATACCAAGTGGTACAATGTCCACGAGCGTCACTCCCTTTCCGAGTTCAGGCTTGAGGGCATCattctcctcatctcgagttttatcttcctccttcataTGATTGGCGCTCGTCGCAATCGCTCTAGGGCCAAGGCCTGGATTCGCGCTCACGCCCCCGTTCTCCAGAAGGAGTACGCTCTtgttggctttggtggtgtACCCACCTTGGATAACCAAGATGTCAATCCCGATACACTCATCAAGGAAAAGTCCCTCTTCGAATTTGCAACATACGCTACTGGTCGACAGAACACGGCTTTCACCGACTTCAAGCTTACTCTGACCAAGAAGTTCAACCCCATTGTCAATGGCTTCGAGCATGTCGCAAGCTTTTTCGTCGAGACTGTTGATGCGCCTAAGGATGCCGTCGAGGTTCTGACCTACCCCTTTGATGGCAAGGAGAGTCTTACAGTCCCCTCTGCTCCTGGTGCTTCTGAAATCCGCGCCAAGGATGCTAAGAGCACCTACGATGGTTTTGTTTGGGGTGTTGTGCACAAGGACGTCATGCGTCGCGTCCGCGACGACCGATACGATGTGTCTCTCACTTTCACCAAGGATAACCCTAAGCTTCCCGCTTGGCTCACTGTCATGAGCGAGAGTGCCGAGATCACTGATACACTCCTTACTCCTGAGCTCATTGCCGCTGTTGAAGCCGCTGGCGACCTGTTCGAGTACCTAATTATCTCCGATCAGCCTGTTGACAAGCCCGCTACCCTTGAGGAGACGACTCCCCGCAAGCGACTCTTCCTGAAGTACGCCCTCCCTTCCGATGGCAATTACGATAATCTTCTGCCTCTCTTCTCGCACTTTCTCCAGCTTCCCGATGTCCTTGTCAAGGTTGCTCATTTCCGCCCCGAGGTTTCCAAGAAAGTCCGCAGCACCCGTGAGCATGCCATCAGTGAGCTTAAGAAGACCGCTGAGAGCCAACGCCAAGAGGaactccttcttgagaaggagaaggcccGCAAGGCTAAGCGCGATGCTGAGCTCAAGGGTCTCGATGCCAAGGCGCAAAAGCGATAcctcgagaaggagagggagaaggagatgcgCAGATCTCAGAAGCGACAGACACAGCGTGCCTAG
- a CDS encoding haspin protein kinase: MTRSTAVKKYGKPAKRSKAERLFAELPQSPVRPQQEPNRKKDSISLITNKVSSLHLDEKSAPKTKAKLPKKTIESVQEKISEVINIKEDTTLKVPEKRGTPEAKEPSSDPPVDENDSVDFSRLLEAQIASEAAAQQTQLRTLTWEDVCPPGDRIDKIAEASYAEVYRVTNERGTSIIKVIRLPSPIKPQTKAQIRSGLVDEEPHPEEDVQGELQISEWLADIPGFVVYKERYVVQGKTTRQLLETHQSFQKKMKRQDPDRAQFYPSPSRYLDDTRFLVVELGDAGTSLEDWKLTSESQLWDIFFLQAIALARAEDLVMFEHRDLHEGNLCIRQVKPPRDMGTPSAGFFGFSGLDITILDYGLSRGEDLSIEDAKPVAFDLERDLSLFTSTHAAQCKVYRQMRSFLLRADRTCLPPEAHDTPYAEGIDGQLSWDAYAPYSNVLWLAYLYEYLISHFKGDKKELARFRKETREMWNYLDPDAGDELPCFSCAADVVCFAVEAGWVRQEQLNGVDESLIEREDSIIGVRDDIKDVKQESAPARRSTRRQ; this comes from the exons ATGACACGAAGTACTGCGGTCAAGAAATATGGAAAACCAGCAAAACGGTCAAAAGCTGAACGTTTATTCGCCGAGCTACCGCAAAGCCCAGTACGGCCCCAGCAAGAACCAAACAGAAAAAAGGACTCTATCTCTCTTATAACAAATAAAGTCTCATCACTTCATCTCGATGAGAAATCAGCTCCCAAGACAAAGGCCAAATTGCCGAAAAAGACCATAGAGTCTGTCCAGGAGAAGATAAGCGAGGTTATCAACATTAAGGAGGACACAACCCTCAAGGTCCCAGAGAAAAGAGGCACTCCTGAGGCTAAAGAACCAAGCTCAGACCCACCGGTGGATGAGAATGACTCTGTCGATTTTTCAAGATTATTGGAGGCTCAGATAGCCTCAGAGGCGGCCGCGCAGCAAACACAGCTCAGAACCCTCACGTGGGAGGATGTCTGTCCACCAGGAGATAGGATTGACAAGATCGCCGAAGCATCTTACGCCGAGGTATATCGTGTTACCAACGAGCGTGGTACAAGCATAATAAAGGTTATTCGGCTTCCATCGCCCATAAAGCCACAGACCAAAGCCCAAATTCGCTCTGGCTTGGTCGATGAAGAGCCTCATCCTGAAGAGGATGTACAAGGCGAGCTGCAGATATCGGAATGGCTGGCAGATATTCCAGGTTTCGTCGTATACAAGGAGCGATACGTCGTTCAGGGTAAAACAACACGTCAGCTTCTCGAGACGCATCAGTCGTTTCAAAAGAAGATGAAACGACAAGATCCGGACCGAGCACAGTTTTATCCTTCACCGAGCCGATATTTGGACGATACGCGTTTCTTGGTTGTTGAGCTGGGCGATGCTGGAACGTCGCTAGAAGACTGGAAGTTAACGAGCGAGAGTCAATTATGGGATATATTTTTCTTGCAGGCTATTGCTCTGGCGAGAGCTGAGGACCTTGTGATGTTTGAG CATCGTGATCTTCACGAGGGTAACCTATGTATCCGGCAAGTCAAGCCACCTCGAGACATGGGTACTCCTTCAGcgggcttctttggcttttCAGGCTTGGATATTACGATTTTGGACTACGGCCTGTCTCGTGGCGAAGATCTTTCCATTGAAGATGCGAAACCTGTGGCTTTTGACCTCGAAAGAGACCTCAGCCTGTTCACCAGTACTCATGCAGCACAATGCAAAGTTTACCGCCAAATGAGGTCATTCCTTCTCCGTGCTGACCGTACATGTCTCCCTCCAGAAGCTCACGATACACCCTACGCTGAGGGTATTGACGGACAACTCTCATGGGACGCTTATGCTCCATACTCGAATGTGCTTTGGCTGGCATATCTCTACGAATATTTGATAAGTCACTTCAAGGGTGATAAGAAGGAGCTTGCAAGATTCAGGAAAGAGACTCGAGAGATGTGGAATTACCTGGATCCAGACGCTGGAGATGAGTTGCCCTGCTTCAGCTGTGCTGCAGACGTTGTATGCTTTGCAGTTGAGGCTGGGTGGGTTCGTCAGGAACAACtgaatggtgttgatgagtCACTgattgaaagagaagacagcATTATCGGCGTGcgagatgatatcaaggacGTGAAGCAAGAGAGCGCACCAGCCAGGAGGTCAACTCGAAGGCAATGA